A single Drechmeria coniospora strain ARSEF 6962 chromosome 03, whole genome shotgun sequence DNA region contains:
- a CDS encoding POT family protein — protein sequence MAECVPGKDEADPTGASITSPDVKETASPAYHETDPTPDGDEPNEYEKQHLRRVGENLPVSAFLIAIVELTERFTYYGAQGLFQNYISNPADGSNGARGLGLGHQAATGLNLFFQWFCYITPILGAIISDQYLGKYKTILIFCAIYWVGLIILWATALPTSLEHGAGLAGYIVAIIVIGLGTGGIKSNIAPLIADQYQRRVMAVKTEKSGERVVIDPAITYQRIYMIFYWCINLGALSLIATPFMEKYEGFWTAFLMCFCMFNVGILILVIRRKTYVIRPPQGQIITDAFKAIGMMAVARNLDAAKPSWREANGKTRVVPWNDHFVEELKRALRACKVFVFYPIFWVCYGQFSTNFVTQAGQMQGHGMPNDFMQNFDPIAILVFTPLLETVVYPILRRMGIELRPIARITIGFWLAALCLAYAAIVQHLIYSAGPCYDRPGACPEGMDGKTRLPNDVHIAVQVPAYVFIGISEIFISVTGLEYAYTKAPPSMKSFVQSLYLFTNAFGSAISEALVSVAVDPKFVWMYTGVACSAFVTGCAFWFLFRHYDAEEEKMYDLDRDLPTLTHDGEKRVEVDE from the exons ATGGCAGAGTGCGTGCCGGGCAAGGATGAGGCCGACCCGACAGGTGCTTCCATCACCTCGCCCGACGTCAAGGAGACGGCGTCACCGGCCTATCATGAGACGGACCCTACACCTGACGGCGATGAGCCCAACGAATACGAGAAGCAGCATCtgcgccgcgtcggcgagaaCCTTCCCGTCTCCGCCTTTCTcattgccatcgtcgagttGACCGAAAGGTTCACCTACTACGGTGCCCAGGGTCTGTTCCAAAACTACATCAGCAatcccgccgacggctcgaATGGCGCCAGAGGCCTGGGGCTCGGTCACCAGGCCGCCACCGGCCTCAACCTGTTCTTCCAGTGGTTTTGCTACA TCACCCCCATCCTGGGCGCCATCATATCCGACCAGTACCTGGGCAAGTACAAGACCATCCTCATCTTCTGCGCCATCTACTGGGTCGGCCTCATCATCCTCTGGGCCACGGCTCTGCCGACTTCCTTGgagcacggcgccggcctcgccggatacatcgtcgccatcatcgtcatcgggCTGGGGACGGGCGGCATCAAATCCAACATCGCGCCTCTCATCGCCGACCAGTATCAACGCcgcgtcatggccgtcaagacggagaagagcggcgagcgcgtcgtcatcgacccCGCCATCACCTACCAGCGCATCTACATGATCTTCTACTGGTGCATCAACCTCGGCGCTCTCTCCCTCATCGCGACCCCTTTCATGGAAAAGTACGAAGGCTTCTGGACCGCCTTCCTCATGTGCTTCTGCATGTTCAACGTTggcatcctcatcctcgtcattCGCCGCAAAACCTACGTCATTCGTCCGCCCCAGGGCCAGATCATCACCGACGCCTTCAAGGCCATCGGCATGATGGCCGTGGCCcgcaacctcgacgccgccaagccCTCGTGGCGCGAGGCCAACGGCAAGACGAGGGTGGTCCCGTGGAACGACCacttcgtcgaggagctcaagcGTGCCCTTCGTGCCTGCAAGGTCTTTGTCTTTTACCCCATCTTCTGGGTCTGCTACGGCCAGTTCTCGACAAATTTTGTCACCCAGGCCGGCCAGATGCAGGGCCACGGAATGCCCAACGACTTCATGCAGAACTTTGACcccatcgccatcctcgtcttcACGCCTCTGCTCGAGACCGTCGTCTACCCCATCCTCCGTCGCATGGGCATTGAGCTGCGTCCCATTGCTCGCATCACCATCGGCTTCTGGCTTGCCGCCCTCTGCCTGGCCTATGCTGCCATTGTCCAGCACCTCATCTACTCCGCCGGACCCTGCTACGACCGTCCCGGTGCATGCCCCGAGGGTATGGACGGCAAGACGCGACTGCCCAACGATGTCCACATCGCCGTGCAGGTCCCCGCCTACGTCTTCATCGGCATCTCCGAGATTTTCATCTCCGTCACGGGTCTCGAATACGCCTACACCAAAGCGCCCCCTTCCATGAAGTCCTTTGTCCAATCTCTCTATCTCTTCACCAACGCCTTCGGCTCCGCCATCTCCGAGGCCCTCGTttccgttgccgtcgacccCAAGTTCGTGTGGATGTACACGGGCGTCGCGTGCTCTGCCTTCGTTACCGGCTGCGCCTTTTGGTTCCTTTTCCGCCActacgacgccgaggaggagaagatgTATGACCTTGACCGCGACCTGCCCACGCTCACCCACGACGGTGAGAAGAGAGTGGAGGTGGATGAGTGA
- a CDS encoding meiotic recombination protein Ski8/Rec14, with amino-acid sequence MAAITSSVVGRFSLASMLSSFQGVKPTTALFRQRILPSLSIAVPGISLNLPVLDDIWESVLRAVPKNKVSHSRKRHRQMAGKALEDVNSLCKCPGCGETKRTHRLCQRCLEAHITDIFSLTTTTKAVLSASGSSTLHVHDTSDPAYPLKQSISDAHKLGCHHITSSRNGKVAASAGFGGEVKLWGLDQETGEWQSRGQLTGPLVKAGEVWALALSEDGSFLASTTNDGRINVWDVSADEKTKVQEYETGNGGSGSFGMCVDLSKDGRYTASGHQNGAIYIFNNENGRILYSLPGLAKPVRAVSFSPGSTRLAAAGDAGIIALYDMKHGEHVSNLTGHASWITTIDWSDTGEYLLSGSMDGKVKVWSIERGACVATHSETDKALWAVRWLPKTGKSEMFVTAGANRSLSFYREATGS; translated from the exons ATGGCGGCAATCACAtcatccgtcgtcggccgattCTCGCTCGCATCAATGCTGTCGAGCTTCCAAGGGGTGAAGCCCACCACGGCACTCTTCCGACAGCGGATTCTCCCTTCACTTTCGATCGCAGTTCCCGGCATCAGCCTCAACCTTCCCGTGTTGGATGACATCTGGGAATCTGTACTGCGGGCGGTGCCGAAGAATAAGGTGTCACATTCCCGAAAGAGACACCGGCAAATGGCCGGAAAGGCACTCGAAGATGTCAACAGCCTGTGCAAGTGCCCCGGCTGCGGCGAGACGAAGCGAACACATCGGCTCTGCCAACGATGTCTGGAAG CCCACATCACCGACATTTTCTCCCTCACGACAACGACCAAGGCAGTTCTTTCGGCGAGCGGCTCATCGACGCTGCACGTGCACGACACCAGCGATCCGGCCTACCCGCTGAAGCAGTCGATTTCGGACGCCCACAAGCTCGGATGCCACCACATCACCAGCTCGAGAAATGGCAAGGTCGCAGCGAGCGCCGGCTTTGGAGGTGAGGTCAAGCTCTGGGGTCTCGACCAAGAGACGGGAGAGTGGCAAAGCAGGGGCCAGCTCACGGGCCCTTTGGTGAAGGCCGGCGAAGTGTGGGCACTGGCCCTGAGCGAGGATGGCAGCTTCCTCGCGAGCACGACGAATGATGGACGCATCAACGTATGGgacgtctcggccgacgagaagacCAAGGTTCAAGAGTACGAAACTGGAAACGGGGGCTCGGGCAGCTTCGGCATGTGTGTCGACCTCAGCAAGGACGGACGATACACGGCCAGCGGACATCAGAACGGCGCCATCTACATCTTTAACAACGAGAATGGGCGAATTCTGTACTCTCTTCCGG GCTTGGCAAAACCAGTACGGGCGGTATCCTTCTCGCCAGGCAGCacccgtctcgccgccgccggggacGCCGGCATCATTGCCCTCTACGACATGAAGCACGGCGAACACGTCAGCAACCTGACAGGCCATGCGTCTTGGATCACCACCATCGATTGGAGCGACACGGGTGAGTATCTGCTCAGCGGCTCGATGGACGGCAAGGTCAAGGTGTGGTCCATCGAACGCGGCGCCTGCGTCGCAACCCACAGCGAGACGGACAAGGCCCTCTGGGCCGTCAGGTGGCTACCGAAGACGGGAAAGAGCGAGATGTTTGTAACGGCGGGCGCAAACAGGAGCCTCTCCTTCTATCGAGAGGCCACAGGGAGCTGA
- a CDS encoding DNA polymerase delta subunit 4, producing MPTTRRSTGGPRARPGPTKGQSTISFANRVTKSVSREGKKAISTPITSNIAAPTDAISEKQEVVDVPLADDVPTEEEPDVEPEEVPVVLKSETELEAEKVSDAQVNSYWKSVESQRKAPQVHQEGLDVTERVLRYFDVSSQYGPCIGVSRIKRWHRAERLGLNPPIEVLAVLLRGEKEDGEKIETAHMDQILNSIVLDA from the exons ATGCCGACGACCAGACGATCCACAGGCGGCCCCAGAGCCCGGCCGGGTCCTACGAAGGGACAGTCAACCATCAGCTTCGCCAACAGAGTGACGAAGAGCGTATCTCGAGAGGGCAAGAAGGCCATCAGTACCCCCATAACTTCAAATATTGCCGCGCCGACCGATGCCATCTCAGAAAAGCAAGAAGTTGTGGACGTTCCCTTGGCGGACGATGTCCCGACGGAAGAGGAGCCGGACGTTGAGCCAGAGGAGGTGCCGGTCGTCTTGAAATCAGAGACGGAGCTAGAGGCAGAGAAGGTCAGCGATGCGCAGGTCAACAGCTACTGGAAATCAGTGGAAAGCCAGCGCAAAGCACCGCAAGTGCATCAAGAAGGCCTCGACGTCACCGAGAGGGTGTTGCGGTATTTTGACGTGAGCTCGCAGTATGGT CCTTGCATTGGCGTCAGCCGCATCAAGAGGTGGCATAGAGCCGAACGTCTCGGCCTCAACCCGCCTATTGAAGTTCTGGCCGTGCTTCTACGGGGAGAGAAGGAAGATGGGGAGAAAATCGAGACTGCACACATGGATCAGATCCTAAACTCCATCGTCCTCGATGCATGA
- a CDS encoding guanylate kinase: MATPPPDRRPIVISGPSGVGKGTLYNLLFQRYPDTFVLSVSHTTRAPRDGEQDGVHYHFVPMKDFEDLIAGDGFVEHATFGGNRYGTSKMTIAEQAKKGKVVLLDIEMEGVKQIKNSNIEARYIFISPPSLEVLESRLRGRGTENEQSIQKRLAQATNELNYSQVPHVHDKIIVNADLEKAYKELEKYIYQPLSG; this comes from the exons ATGGCCACCC CTCCTCCCGACCGCCGCCCCATTGTCATCTCTGGCCCCTCTGGAGTTGGCAAAGGCACGCTGTACAATCTCCTGTTCCAGCGCTATCCTGATACCTTTGTCCTCTCCGTCTCCCACACGACCCGGGCCCCTCGCGATGGTGAGCAGGATGGCGTTCACTACCACTTTGTCCCCATGAAGGATTTTGAGGACCTTATTGCCGGTGACGGCTTTGTTGAGCATGCTACTTTTGGCGGAAATCGCTACGGTACAAGTAAGATGACCATTGCGGAGCAGGCCAAGAAGGGCAAGGTTGTCCTGCTTGACATAGAGATGGAG GGCGTCAAGCAAATCAAAAACTCCAACATCGAGGCTCGCTACATTTTCATCTCCCCCCCGTCCCTCGAAGTCCTCGAGTCCCGTCTGCGTGGGCGCGGAACCGAAAATGAGCAGAGCATCCAGAAGAGACTGGCCCAGGCCACGAACGAGCTTAACTATTCCCAGGTTCCTCATGTCCACGACAAGATCATTGTCAATGCAGACCTTGAGAAGGCCTACAAAGAGTTGGAGAAATACATCTACCAACCCCTCAGCGGGTAA
- a CDS encoding cell division control protein 10, with translation MATMSSNTIVPKSHVGFDSITSQIEKKLLKRGFQFNVICVGQTGLGKSTLINTIFASHLMDSKGRFQPDEPSRSTTEIQAVSHIIEENGVRLRLNIVDTPGYGDLVNNDRCWDPIVKYIKDQHSAYLRKELTAQRERYIQDTRIHCCLFFIQPSGHSLKPIDIVVLKKLSDVVNVVPVIAKADTLTVDERLAFKQRIKEEFSFHNLKMFPYDNEEFDEEERAMNGQIKSLVPFAVVGSEKSIIVNGKQVRGRQNRWGVINVEDETHCEFVYLRNFLLRTHLQDLIETTSQTHYETFRAKQLLALKESSAHAGSASSRPISPAADREMSRGSQRMAMNGY, from the exons ATGGCGACCATGTCCTCGAACACGATCGTGCCCAAGTCCCACGTGGGCTTTGACAGCATCACGTCTCAGATCGAGAAGAAGCTGCTGAAGCGCGGCTTCCAGTTCAATGTCATCTGCGTCG GCCAGACGGGACTGGGCAAGTCGACGCTGATAAACACCATCTTCGCTTCGCACCTGATGGACTCGAAGGGTCGTTTTCAACCTGATGAACCCAGTCGCTCCACCACCGAGATTCAAGCCGTGTCCCATATCATCGAGGAGAACGGCGTCCGACTGCGACTGAACATTGTCGACACCCCCGGCTACGGTGACCTTGTTAACAACGACCGGTGCTGGGACCCCATCGTCAAGTACATCAAGGATCAGCACTCTGCCTACCTGCGAAAGGAGCTCACGGCCCAGCGTGAGCGATACATCCAGGACACGCGCATCCACTGCTGCCTCTTCTTCATCCAGCCCTCGGGCCATTCCCTGAAGCCCATTGATATCGTTGTTCTGAAGAAGCTCTCGGACGTCGTCAACGTCGTTCCCGTcatcgccaaggccgacacGCTCACGGTCGACGAGCGCCTCGCCTTCAAGCAGCGCATCAAGGAGGAGTTCTCCTTCCACAACCTCAAGATGTTCCCTTATGACAATGAGGAATTCGACGAAGAGGAGCGCGCCATGAACGGCCAGATCAAG AGTCTCGTTCCCTTTGCCGTTGTGGGGTCGGAAAAGTCCAtcatcgtcaacggcaaGCAGGTTCGCGGACGCCAGAACCGATGGGGCGTCATCAACGTCGAGGATGAGACGCACTGCGAATTCGTCTACCTCCGCAACTTCCTGCTCCGAACCCACCTCCAGGATCTCATCGAGACGACGTCGCAGACGCACTACGAAACCTTCCGCGCCAAACAGCTTCTTGCCCTCAAGGAGAGCAGCGCGCATGCTGGTAGCGCTAGCAGCCGACCCATCAGCCCCGCCGCTGACCGGGAAATGAGCCGCGGCTCGCAACGAATGGCCATGAAcgggtactag
- a CDS encoding PAP2 domain protein, protein MSPGTRAAAPPDDVPDAGLRSLDHYKRALPRWRYALRQRTLPLIRWETPYLASIQAKVRTPALDSYFAITANLGTHTFFMVGLPMLFWCGNASFGKGLVHMLALGVFWTGFVKDFYSLPRPLSPPLHRITMSGSAALEYGFPSTHSANAVSVVVYALLLLHSPGNTFGPTTKLLLEALSYFYAVSIVFGRLYCGMHGFLDIVIGSIMGAAIGWLEFSYGPSLDEYMHSSSWVAPFVAMLIIIVFVRIHPEPADDCPCFDDSVAFAGVLIGLEFGTWSYGKIPGDPWETHAYGNGTVDTAALGLWKNLARIVFGVLVIFAWRETMKPTLLKILPHLFRWMEQVGWSLPRRFFIPASEYKSVPPGSRLDTLFPTASDFPRMVESIRHPTTRGRSVSIGPQSAADAYETLAYRERRRRESISSNHSIATKSSMEFRAKEDDDLSKGAQATGMQKPAAQVHEKVAGDANGQVVACSPQENELEEKEMFMRLVRPRVRYDVEVVTKLVVYTGKKAPGRRLPPFNGSQFDKGIGIAWFAVALIPIMFEFVGLGTNHLRLG, encoded by the exons ATGAGCCCCGGCACGCGGGCTGCCGCTCCGCCAGATGACGTCCCCGATGCGGGCCTGAGGAGCCTCGATCACT ACAAGAGGGCGCTCCCGAGATGGCGATACGCCCTTCGACAGAGGACGCTGCCCCTGATCCGATGGGAGACACCCTACCTTGCCTCGATCCAGGCCAAGGTCCGCACGCCGGCCCTCGACAGCTACTTTGCCATCACCGCCAACCTCGGCACCCATACCTTCTTCATGGTTGGCCTGCCCATGCTCTTCTGGTGCGGCAATGCGTCGTTTGGCAAAGG ACTCGTTCATATGCTTGCCCTCGGTGTCTTCTGGACCGGTTTCGTCAAGGACTTTTACTCCCTACCGCGACccctgtcgccgccgctgcacCGCATCACCATGTCTGGatccgccgccctcgagtACGGGTTTCCGTCGACGCACAGCGCCAatgccgtctccgtcgtcgtttacgccctcctcctcctgcacAGTCCCGGCAACACGTTTGGCCCGACGACCaagctgctcctcgaggccctctCGTACTTTTACGCCGTCTCCATCGTCTTTGGCCGCCTCTACTGCGGCATGCACGGTTTCCTcgacatcgtcatcggctCCATCAtgggcgccgccatcggctggcTCGAGTTCTCGTACGGCCCTTCGCTTGATGAGTACATGCATTCGAGTTCCTGGGTGGCACCCTTCGTCGCCAtgctcatcatcatcgtcttcGTGCGAATCCACCCTGAACCGGCCGACGACTGCCCCTGCTTCGACGACAGCGTCGCCTTTGCCGGTGTCTTGATCGGCCTGGAGTTTGGTACCTGGTCGTACGGCAAGATCCCAGGGGACCCTTGGGAGACGCATGCCTacggcaacggcaccgtcgacacGGCCGCCCTGGGCTTGTGGAAAAACCTGGCGCGCATCGTCTTCGGAGTCCTCGTCATCTTTGCCTGGCGGGAGACGATGAAGCCCACGCTGCTCAAGATATTGCCCCACCTCTTCCGCTGGATGGAACAGGTCGGCTGGAGTCTTCCACGGCGGTTCTTCATACCCGCCAGCGAGTACAAGTCGGTCCCCCCCGGATCGCGACTCGACACGCTCTTCCCCACCGCCTCGGATTTTCCCCGCATGGTCGAGAGCATCCGgcacccgacgacgaggggcaGGTCCGTCTCCATCGGTCCGCAGAGCGCGGCCGACGCGTACGAGACGCTCGCGTACCgtgagcgacggcggcgggagagCATCAGCAGCAACCACAGCATCGCGACCAAGAGCAGCATGGAATTCAGGGCAAAGGAAGATGACGACCTGAGCAAGGGGGCCCAGGCCACGGGGATGCAGAAACCGGCTGCCCAGGTGCACGAGAAGGTGGCGGGCGACGCGAACGGGCAAGTGGTCGCTTGCAGCCCCCAGGAGAatgagctcgaggagaaggagatgTTCATGCGGCTGGTCCGGCCGCGGGTGAGATATGACGTCGAAGTCGTAACAAAGCTCGTCGTTTACACAGGTAAGAAGGCCCcgggccgtcgtctcccccCTTTCAATGGCAGTCAGTTTGACAAGGGCATAGGCATCGCATGGTTTGCCGTCGCGTTGATCCCCATCATGTTTGAATTTGTTGGCCTGGGCACCAACCACTTGAGACTGGGGTAA
- a CDS encoding UPF0553 protein c, which translates to MSDDETDPELLALLRQHLEGKLGVDADQEEETGVLSGAEYVYNNGIDVAIDMRATKNAAESIYQQMQQKSYSTATWSEHELHPTTKDESTVNFIFTMDLLNFSFWSDLPDDERFAIEHRGRRWTGYWSLVAALQRALDEGIPITDPHFWHDEDECNLKALKHIFRSCTDEEMPLLPERLACLRESAQVLYDRYNCSITRLISVANGSAARLANILARDFSCFRDEHSFPGSSKPIRFLKRAQILCADLWACFQGESYGRFTDIDKITMFADYRIPQILISLGALYCSPSVVSAIEARRCLESGGPWEVQLRGGQPMISGFIWSAG; encoded by the exons ATgtcggacgacgagacggatCCCGAGCTCCTCGCTCTGCTTCGACAGCATCTCGAGGGCAAGCTCGGTGTGGATGCGGACCaagaggaggagacgggTGTTCTTTCGGGAGCAGAGTACGTCTACAACAACGGAATCGACGTGGCCATCGATATGCGAGCGACAAAAAACGCGGCCGAAAGCATCTACCAGCAGATGCAGCAGAAGAGCTACTCGACCGCCACCTGGTCCGAGCATGAGCTGCACCCGACGACCAAGGACGAGAGCACAGTCAACTTCATCTTCACCATGGACCTGCTCAACTTTTCCTTTTGGTCCGACCTCCCGGACGATGAGAGATTCGCCATCGAACACCGGGGCCGGCGATGGACCGGCTACTGGAGCTTAGTCGCGGCCCTTCAAAGGGCCCTGGATGAGG GAATTCCCATCACGGACCCGCATTTTTggcacgacgaggatgagtgCAATCTGAAGGCTCTGAAACATATATTTCGTTCCTGTACCGACGAGGAAATGCCATTGTTGCCAGAGCGTCTAGCTTGCTTGCGAGAGAGCGCTCAAGTGCTGTACGAC AGATACAACTGCTCCATCACCCGACTCATCTCCGTAGCCAACGGTTCCGCCGCCCGGTTGGCGAACATTCTCGCCCGAGACTTTTCGTGCTTCCGTGACGAGCACAGCTTTCCCGGCAGCAGCAAGCCCATTCGCTTTCTCAAACGAGCCCAGATCCTTTGCGCAGATCTGTGGGCTTGCTTTCAAGGCGAGTCCTACGGTCGTTTTACTGACATTGACAAGATCACCATGTTTGCCGACTACCGCATACCGCAGATACTCATCTCCTTGGGTGCTCTGTACTGCAGCCCATCGGTGGTATCGGCCATCGAAGCCAGGCGGTGCTTGGAGAGCGGCGGACCGTGGGAAGTCCAATTGCGAGGTGGGCAACCGATGATTTCGGGGTTTATTTGGTCGGCTGGCTAA
- a CDS encoding 3-ketoacyl- reductase: MSSLRLAGKHCAVVGATGILGRHIAKAFASNGAVVSLLGRTAVASRHELERDLVTYTPSSSPDAEIPTAHRFIRLDVADPAAIRTVFAGNTGRGSAPASMAESDAAAKPTDLASVGSLDVLVNCAGISQTTLLRRTSDPELASILDTNLLATMLVCKYAKVRPGGCIINIASLMATKGGLGATAYAASKAGVVGFTRALCREMSARSIRVNALLPGWVQSPMWDREYTSRDDFAPSFRRHHEHLPTPNPLLPFADILSRHPSELKAELKEAHLRDTPLHRVADPAEVADAAIFLAANGFANNCVLNLDGGLSAA; encoded by the exons ATGTCCTCCCTCCGCCTGGCCGGCAAGCACTGCGCTGTCGTTGGAGCGACTGGCATTCTCGGCCGTCACATCGCCAAGGCCTTCGCTTCcaacggtgccgtcgtctctctcctcggccgaacCGCCGTTGCATCCCGccacgagctcgagcgcgaTCTGGTCACGTacacgccatcgtcatccccTGATGCGGAGATACCCACGGCCCATCGGTTCATACGTTTGGACGTGGCCGATCCGGCCGCGATAAGGACCGTCTTCGCCGGAAATACCGGGCGGGGATCGGCACCTGCGTCCATGGCCGAATCGGACGCTGCCGCCAAGCCGACGGATCTGGCCTCTGTCGGATCGCTCGATGTCCTTGTCAACTGCGCCGGCATTTCGCAGACGACACTTCTCAGGCGTACATCTGACCCGGAGCTTGCCAGCATCCTCGACACGAACCTTCTCGCCACGATGCTCGTGTGCAAGTATGCCAAGGTCCGTCCTGGCG GGTGCATCATCAACATCGCCAGCCTCATGGCCACCAAGGGAGGGCTTGGTGCCACTGCCTATGCAGCCTCCAAGGCTGGTGTGGTCG GCTTCACCCGTGCCCTCTGCCGTGAGATGTCCGCCAGATCTATCCGCGTCAACGCCCTGCTGCCGGGATGGGTTCAGAGCCCCATGTGGGATCGTGAGTACACCTCCCGAGATGATTTTGCGCCAAGttttcgtcgtcatcatgaACACCTCCCAACCCCCAATCCGCTTCTTCCGTTTGCTGATATTCTTTCCCGCCATCCCTCAGAGCTAAAGGCCGAGTTGAAGGAGGCCCATCTTCGAGATACCCCCCTCCACCGCGTGGCAGATCCTgccgaggtcgccgacgcggccatCTTCCTTGCCGCCAACGGGTTTGCGAACAACTGCGTGCTGAACCTTGACGGCGGTTTGAGCGCGGCCTGA